The following coding sequences are from one Geothrix sp. window:
- a CDS encoding pyridoxal phosphate-dependent aminotransferase, with protein sequence MIPADRLSLLKPSPIRAITDGTPPGAIPLGLGEPTWDLPEVARKALLREPGPCAYVPHVGLLELRRAVAAFHGAQVDEVLITTGSQGALFSLFQAWVEPGTQVLMPDPGFVAYPALARMAGAEPVTYRLSADRFRLDADELIRVLDATPGASAVILNLPSNPTGGGGDLTALKRVADACTARGVLLISDEVYRDLHFGVRAPSLRDVTDRGVVTSSVSKGWGAPGLRVGWAVGDPAWLLPARVVHGYAVTGTATPAQWAALALLEHSDTVLAEARAAVQLRWQALAEALREELGHAVTPPDGTFYHFMPLPPTAHADPLAFCLRLRDEAKVVLIPGLAFGEGGRGHARLSFAATPEQLKEGVRRLAPYWTS encoded by the coding sequence ATGATCCCCGCCGACCGCCTATCCCTTCTGAAGCCCTCGCCCATCCGCGCCATCACGGATGGCACGCCGCCCGGGGCCATCCCCCTGGGCCTGGGCGAGCCCACTTGGGACCTGCCGGAGGTGGCCCGCAAGGCCCTGCTCCGCGAGCCCGGCCCCTGCGCCTACGTGCCCCACGTGGGCCTGCTGGAATTGCGCCGTGCCGTGGCCGCCTTCCACGGCGCCCAGGTGGACGAGGTGCTCATCACCACGGGTTCGCAGGGGGCGCTGTTCTCCCTGTTCCAGGCCTGGGTGGAGCCCGGCACCCAGGTGCTGATGCCCGATCCCGGCTTCGTGGCCTACCCGGCCCTGGCCCGCATGGCCGGCGCCGAGCCCGTGACCTACCGGCTCTCCGCCGACCGCTTCCGCCTGGACGCCGACGAGCTCATCCGCGTGCTGGACGCCACGCCCGGCGCCTCCGCCGTGATCCTCAACCTGCCCTCCAATCCCACGGGCGGCGGCGGTGACCTCACGGCCCTGAAGCGCGTGGCCGATGCCTGCACGGCCCGGGGCGTGCTGCTCATCTCCGACGAGGTATACCGCGACCTGCACTTCGGCGTGCGTGCGCCCAGCCTGCGGGACGTCACCGACCGCGGCGTGGTGACCAGCTCCGTGAGCAAGGGCTGGGGCGCGCCGGGCCTGCGGGTGGGCTGGGCCGTGGGCGATCCCGCCTGGCTGCTGCCCGCCCGCGTGGTGCATGGCTACGCGGTCACCGGCACCGCCACCCCGGCCCAGTGGGCCGCGCTGGCCCTCCTCGAACACTCCGACACCGTGCTGGCCGAGGCCCGAGCCGCCGTGCAGCTGCGCTGGCAGGCCCTCGCCGAGGCCCTCCGCGAGGAGCTGGGCCACGCCGTGACCCCGCCCGACGGCACCTTCTACCACTTCATGCCCCTGCCCCCCACGGCCCACGCCGATCCCCTGGCCTTCTGCCTGCGCCTGCGCGACGAGGCCAAGGTGGTGCTCATCCCCGGCCTCGCCTTCGGCGAAGGCGGCCGCGGCCACGCTAGGCTCAGCTTCGCCGCCACGCCGGAGCAGCTGAAGGAGGGTGTGCGGCGCTTGGCGCCGTACTGGACGTCATAA
- the dapA gene encoding 4-hydroxy-tetrahydrodipicolinate synthase, producing MTLDLSGLAVALATPFTPAGTVDLPAFRKLVRHVVAGCVDTLVPLGTTGEASTLLDAERDAVIAACLEESSGRPVIVGTGHNATQQAAAMTKRAQALGAAGALVVTPYYNKPNPDGLVAHYAVVAEAAPGFPLIAYNVPGRTGLNVTPTVLMRLWQNPQVVAVKESSGSLAQIAEVARTLPHGKTLLSGDDNLALASMAVGASGLVSVLGNVLPAETAAMIAAARRGNTLEALRLHQQLLPLMDALFVESNPVPLKAALKLLGIGEDIVRLPLMPASAATRTLLAEALCLATDGTLPGVK from the coding sequence ATGACCCTGGATCTGTCCGGTCTCGCCGTCGCCCTGGCCACGCCCTTCACGCCCGCAGGGACGGTGGACCTGCCCGCCTTCCGGAAGCTGGTGCGTCACGTGGTGGCCGGCTGCGTGGACACGCTGGTGCCCCTGGGCACCACGGGCGAGGCCTCCACCCTGCTCGATGCGGAGCGGGATGCGGTCATCGCCGCCTGCCTGGAGGAGAGCAGCGGCCGCCCTGTGATCGTGGGCACGGGCCACAACGCCACGCAGCAGGCCGCAGCCATGACGAAGCGGGCCCAGGCGCTGGGCGCCGCGGGGGCCCTGGTGGTCACGCCCTACTACAACAAGCCGAACCCCGACGGGCTGGTGGCCCACTACGCCGTCGTCGCCGAGGCCGCACCGGGCTTCCCCCTCATCGCCTACAACGTGCCGGGCCGCACGGGCCTGAACGTGACGCCGACCGTGCTGATGCGGCTGTGGCAGAACCCCCAGGTGGTGGCCGTGAAGGAGAGCAGCGGCAGCCTCGCGCAGATCGCCGAGGTGGCCCGCACCCTGCCCCATGGCAAGACCCTGCTCTCCGGCGATGACAACCTGGCCCTGGCCTCCATGGCCGTGGGGGCCTCGGGGCTGGTCTCGGTGCTGGGCAACGTCCTGCCCGCCGAGACCGCCGCCATGATCGCCGCGGCCCGGCGGGGCAACACCCTCGAGGCTCTGCGCCTGCACCAGCAGCTGTTGCCCCTCATGGATGCGCTGTTCGTGGAAAGCAACCCGGTGCCGCTGAAGGCGGCCCTCAAGCTGCTGGGGATCGGCGAGGACATCGTGCGCCTGCCCCTCATGCCCGCCTCCGCGGCCACCCGCACCCTTCTCGCCGAGGCCCTCTGCCTCGCCACCGACGGCACCCTGCCAGGAGTGAAGTGA
- a CDS encoding RelA/SpoT domain-containing protein, translated as MANLPPKPSEQTFPGGSKSRVNRAGEKVRVNLATSDDLHVIDEWRAAHRAVLNTFKAILIQRGRGKGIIFAQRHKRKRTIFDKLKRFPGMNLSRMDDVAGCRLIFKSIKELYSFREKFHQARFNHKRRNSDEKDKYDYIKKPKETGYRGVHDVYEYDVNSVVGRPLAGLYVEIQYRTLVQHAWATTVEVIGFITESQPKFQQGDTRFEHAMQMASELLARAHERMKGPLPEISDRDLVAQFLAADQELGLLQMLRGLNAADKVVSSKRNAILIFSEGKPLEVKQYRDATDALRALFDLEKQMPDRDIVLVRADTGEEVRLAFKNYFSDARDFIRLIEDACTKLTKAKNLLDVSSFKAGQS; from the coding sequence ATGGCCAATCTTCCACCCAAACCATCCGAACAGACCTTTCCTGGCGGATCTAAGTCCCGTGTCAATCGCGCCGGAGAAAAGGTTCGGGTGAATCTCGCAACGAGTGATGACCTTCACGTCATCGACGAGTGGCGGGCGGCGCATCGTGCGGTTCTAAATACATTTAAGGCCATCCTCATCCAACGTGGCCGAGGAAAGGGGATCATCTTTGCTCAAAGACACAAGCGTAAGCGCACGATCTTCGACAAATTAAAACGATTTCCCGGCATGAATCTATCTCGAATGGACGACGTGGCGGGCTGCCGCCTCATATTCAAAAGCATTAAGGAGCTTTATTCGTTCAGGGAGAAATTTCATCAAGCTCGATTCAACCATAAGAGAAGAAATTCGGATGAAAAGGACAAATACGACTACATCAAAAAGCCCAAAGAAACGGGCTATCGCGGTGTCCACGATGTATACGAATACGACGTCAACTCTGTTGTAGGTCGGCCTCTCGCGGGGCTCTATGTTGAAATCCAGTACCGCACCCTTGTACAACACGCATGGGCAACCACGGTCGAGGTGATCGGGTTCATTACTGAAAGCCAACCAAAATTTCAACAAGGCGACACGAGATTTGAGCATGCCATGCAAATGGCAAGTGAGCTTCTGGCTCGTGCTCATGAGCGAATGAAGGGCCCACTGCCTGAAATATCAGATCGTGACCTTGTTGCTCAGTTTCTAGCTGCAGATCAAGAGTTAGGCTTGTTGCAAATGCTGCGTGGGTTGAATGCCGCAGACAAGGTCGTATCGTCAAAGAGAAATGCAATTTTGATTTTTTCAGAAGGGAAACCCCTTGAGGTAAAACAGTACCGCGATGCAACTGATGCGCTTCGTGCGCTGTTTGACCTTGAAAAGCAGATGCCTGATCGAGACATCGTACTTGTTCGCGCAGACACCGGCGAGGAGGTTCGATTGGCATTCAAGAACTACTTCTCAGATGCTCGAGACTTCATTCGTTTAATTGAGGATGCGTGCACTAAGCTCACCAAGGCAAAGAACCTCCTCGACGTATCGTCCTTCAAGGCAGGACAGTCTTAA
- a CDS encoding 2,3,4,5-tetrahydropyridine-2,6-dicarboxylate N-succinyltransferase — protein sequence MVVDLDSIHAFFSRPPEVLAADPEAPAWHQILLVALETGAIRAAERQEDGTWQANTWVKQAILCGFRRTNLVEMPGPGFPMFDKTAYPVRHFGLEDGVRLVPGGSAVRRGAHIARSVVLMPPAYVNVGAFVDEGTMVDSHALVGSCAQIGKRVHLSAAAQIGGVLEPAGARPVIVEDDAFVGGLVGLFEGIVVRKRAVLASGVVITGSSIIYDLVNGRELRQEVPEGAVVVPGSRPASGDYAKAHGLQLAAPCIVKYRDDKTDAATALEQALR from the coding sequence ATGGTCGTCGACCTCGATTCCATCCACGCCTTCTTCAGCCGCCCTCCCGAAGTGCTGGCGGCCGATCCCGAGGCCCCGGCCTGGCATCAGATCCTGCTGGTGGCCCTGGAGACCGGCGCCATCCGCGCCGCCGAGCGGCAGGAGGACGGCACCTGGCAGGCCAACACCTGGGTGAAGCAGGCCATCCTCTGCGGCTTCCGCCGGACGAATCTCGTGGAGATGCCGGGCCCCGGCTTCCCCATGTTCGACAAGACCGCCTACCCGGTGCGCCACTTCGGCCTGGAGGATGGCGTGCGGCTCGTCCCGGGTGGCTCCGCCGTGCGGCGCGGGGCCCACATCGCCCGCAGCGTGGTGCTCATGCCCCCGGCCTACGTGAACGTGGGCGCCTTCGTCGATGAGGGCACCATGGTGGACAGCCACGCCCTGGTGGGCAGCTGCGCCCAGATCGGCAAGCGCGTGCACCTGTCCGCCGCGGCCCAGATCGGCGGCGTGCTGGAGCCCGCGGGCGCACGCCCCGTGATCGTGGAGGACGACGCCTTCGTGGGCGGTCTCGTGGGCCTCTTCGAGGGCATCGTGGTGCGCAAGCGCGCCGTGCTGGCCTCGGGCGTGGTCATCACGGGGAGCAGCATCATCTACGATCTGGTGAACGGGCGCGAGCTGCGCCAGGAGGTGCCGGAAGGCGCCGTGGTGGTGCCGGGTTCCCGCCCCGCCTCGGGCGACTATGCCAAGGCTCACGGACTGCAGCTGGCTGCGCCTTGTATCGTGAAGTACCGCGATGACAAGACCGACGCGGCCACCGCCCTGGAACAGGCCCTGCGCTAG
- a CDS encoding 4-hydroxy-tetrahydrodipicolinate reductase codes for MSLRIGLFGRGRLGSAIAAEVGDLAWQVDQGESPTGPVDVAIDASVAEAVEAHLAWAQETGTDLVIGATGWTMPDLEARVAGRIGVLTSSNFSLTVALMTRLATVMGRFAALDATRDPYLVEHHHRLKADAPSGTAKTLAAAVLAGCPRKTEWTLGTPAAHQLNIGVVRAGAEFGTHTVGLDAPAEVLELTHTARSRAPFAQGALAAAHWLHGRKGLFTMADLAADLLDPLFVFGGKP; via the coding sequence ATGAGCCTGCGCATCGGCCTCTTCGGACGGGGGCGCCTGGGCTCGGCCATCGCGGCCGAGGTCGGGGACCTCGCCTGGCAGGTGGACCAGGGCGAGTCGCCCACGGGGCCTGTGGACGTGGCCATCGACGCCAGCGTGGCCGAGGCCGTGGAAGCGCACCTGGCCTGGGCCCAGGAAACTGGCACGGACCTGGTGATCGGGGCCACGGGCTGGACGATGCCGGATCTGGAGGCTCGCGTGGCGGGCCGCATCGGCGTGCTCACCTCCTCGAACTTCTCGCTGACGGTGGCCCTCATGACCCGCCTCGCCACGGTCATGGGCCGCTTCGCTGCCCTGGATGCGACCCGGGATCCCTACCTGGTGGAGCACCACCACCGCTTGAAGGCCGACGCGCCCTCGGGCACCGCCAAAACCCTGGCCGCGGCCGTCCTGGCCGGTTGTCCGCGCAAGACCGAGTGGACCCTGGGCACGCCTGCCGCGCACCAGCTGAACATCGGCGTCGTGCGCGCCGGAGCGGAGTTCGGCACCCATACCGTGGGCCTGGATGCCCCGGCCGAGGTACTCGAACTCACCCACACGGCGCGGTCCCGGGCCCCCTTCGCGCAGGGCGCCCTGGCGGCGGCCCACTGGCTGCACGGGCGGAAGGGGCTGTTCACCATGGCTGATCTGGCGGCGGACCTGCTCGATCCCCTATTCGTTTTCGGAGGCAAGCCATGA